The proteins below are encoded in one region of Brassica napus cultivar Da-Ae chromosome A6, Da-Ae, whole genome shotgun sequence:
- the LOC106397419 gene encoding nudix hydrolase 2-like, with amino-acid sequence MSASSSSSTNLLTSEEANGGVTVLPGVEDKYGGVVTEISHPIDPSAFSALLRTSLSNWTLQGKKGVWIKLPRHLIGLAETAVKEGFWFHHAEKDYLMLVYWIPKDDNTLPFNASHRVSIAAFVINHKKEVLVVQEKTGRTKGKGIWKFPTGVVNEGEYIHDGSVREVKEETGVDTEFVQVLAFRQTHKTFFEKSNLFFVCMLKPLSFEINAQESEIEAAQWMPWEEYTKQPFVQNHELLRYMTDICSAKTNGDYEGFTTIPVSEHDQQGNLYFNSRDLLPRH; translated from the exons atgtctgcttcttcttcttcctccacgaACCTGCTGACCAGCGAGGAGGCAAACGGCGGCGTTACAGTCCTTCCAGGTGTTGAAGACAAGTACGGTGGCGTGGTGACGGAGATAAGTCATCCCATAGATCCTTCTGCCTTCTCTGCACTTCTCCGAACCTCTCTCTCTAACTGGACTCTTCAG GGAAAGAAAGGAGTATGGATCAAACTGCCGAGGCATCTTATTGGTCTTGCTGAAACTGCTGTTAAG GAAGGGTTCTGGTTTCATCACGCGGAGAAGGACTACTTGATGCTTGTGTATTGGATTCCCAAAGACGACAATACGCTTCCTTTTAATGCATCTCACCGTGTTAGCATCGCTGCCTTTGTCATTAACCACAAGAAAGAG GTGCTAGTGGTTCAAGAGAAGACAGGAAGAACTAAAGGCAAAGGTATCTGGAAGTTCCCCACCGGAGTAGTCAATGAG GGTGAATACATCCATGATGGTTCGGTCAGAGAGGTGAAAGAAGAGACCGGG GTGGATACTGAATTTGTTCAAGTATTGGCGTTCAG ACAGACCCACAAAACATTCTTTGAAAAGTCAAATTTGTTCTTCGTGTGCATGCTAAAGCCCCTTTCTTTTGAGATCAATGCACAGGAGTCAGAGATAGAGGCAGCTCAG TGGATGCCATGGGAGGAATACACCAAGCAACCATTCGTACAGAACCATGAGCTACTAAGGTACATGACAGACATTTGCTCTGCAAAAACCAACGGAGACTACGAAGGCTTCACTACTATCCCCGTCTCTGAACATGATCAACAAGGCAACTTGTACTTCAACTCCCGCGACCTCCTTCCCCGCCATTAA
- the LOC106399669 gene encoding uncharacterized protein LOC106399669, with amino-acid sequence MGSLFILRCFLLFFFLFQGAFAAAGKIWSRTEMVEMAGYGEQKLSSVIITGSLLCDNTSRPHLPSIAIPGATVAIKCHTGYKRRSKWIKAVTDDLGEFEIDLPSQLHAIPDMENTCVVKPVHVPKLYRCNHRSSNTHKRINLVSSTNGFRVYTSGKIKLQGHSSRS; translated from the exons atgggAAGCTTATTCATCCTACGTTGCTTCTTgttattcttcttcttgtttcaaGGAGCGTTTGCAGCTGCAGGGAAGATATGGAGCAGAACAGAGATGGTGGAGATGGCTGGCTACGGTGAACAAAAACTCTCCTCCGTGATCATCACCGGATCTCTTCTATGCGACAACACTTCGCGTCCTCACCTTCCCTCTATAGCTATTCCAG GCGCCACTGTTGCCATCAAGTGCCACACTGGTTACAAAAGGAGATCCAAATGGATTAAAGCTGTTACTGATGATTTGGGAGAGTTTGAAATCGATCTCCCTTCCCAACTCCACGCAATCCCCGACATGGAAAACACGTGCGTCGTTAAGCCAGTACATGTCCCTAAGCTATATAGATGCAATCACAGGTCGAGCAATACACACAAACGCATCAACCTTGTTTCCTCTACCAACGGCTTCCGAGTCTACACCTCAGGGAAGATCAAGTTACAGGGTCACAGTTCAAGATCATAG